One genomic segment of Salinibacter grassmerensis includes these proteins:
- the menE gene encoding o-succinylbenzoate--CoA ligase, with amino-acid sequence MAAGPHAPCPIHRHAQARPDALALWTPARRWTYAELDTAVAATGRQLRERGWADGARVALRLPRGPAPVVLLWALWREGAVAVPISTRLPDAEAWRATNRLRARGLITRNPDALNEGGGGAEGVPPESLVVQAAGDNSASTSRPIDRRATILFTSGSTGRPTAILHSWANHLYNAKGANANMPLQAGDRWLLSLPLYHVGGLAILVRCALAGAAVAVPGREASVSEALGTTGGTHLSLVATQLRRLLDARQGRAPGRVRAVLVGGGPTPSGLLRQGSDRGWPLHTSYGSTEMASQITTTSSGASFTDLQTAGRRLPHRRLRIAEDGQILVAGSSLCVGVIEGNTIQDPREDGWYPTGDVGTFDAQGRLHVQGRVDRQFVSGGENIQPEEIESALEQADDIERAVVVAVPHEAYGHRPVAFVRARGPLRPEAWRQALSMSLPKFKLPDVIYPLPEAAVDGQLKVDHEALCQRARKE; translated from the coding sequence ATGGCTGCCGGCCCCCATGCTCCGTGTCCCATTCACCGTCACGCCCAGGCGCGCCCTGACGCCCTGGCGCTCTGGACGCCTGCCCGACGGTGGACGTATGCGGAGCTCGACACAGCGGTGGCGGCCACCGGGCGACAGCTGCGGGAGCGGGGGTGGGCCGACGGGGCGCGAGTCGCACTGCGCCTGCCGCGAGGGCCAGCGCCCGTGGTGCTGCTGTGGGCGCTGTGGCGTGAGGGGGCCGTGGCCGTCCCGATCAGTACGCGTCTCCCGGACGCGGAGGCCTGGCGTGCTACGAATCGGCTCCGAGCGCGCGGTCTGATTACGCGGAACCCCGACGCACTGAACGAAGGAGGCGGTGGGGCGGAAGGGGTGCCGCCGGAGTCGCTCGTGGTCCAGGCCGCCGGAGACAATTCTGCGTCGACGTCGCGACCGATCGATCGCCGGGCAACCATCCTCTTCACGTCTGGCAGCACGGGCCGTCCGACCGCCATCCTCCACTCGTGGGCGAATCACCTGTACAATGCAAAGGGGGCAAACGCCAACATGCCCCTCCAGGCCGGGGATCGGTGGCTGCTCTCGCTGCCGCTGTATCACGTTGGAGGGCTGGCCATCCTCGTTCGGTGTGCGCTGGCCGGAGCCGCCGTGGCGGTGCCGGGACGGGAGGCGTCCGTGTCGGAGGCCTTGGGCACGACCGGGGGGACCCACCTCTCCCTCGTGGCGACCCAGCTCCGTCGTCTTCTGGATGCCCGACAGGGGCGAGCGCCGGGGCGGGTGCGTGCGGTCCTCGTGGGGGGCGGCCCCACCCCGTCGGGACTCCTGCGCCAAGGATCCGACCGGGGGTGGCCCCTCCATACCAGCTACGGCTCCACAGAGATGGCATCGCAGATCACCACGACGTCCTCCGGGGCCTCGTTTACGGACCTGCAGACTGCCGGACGTCGTCTCCCGCACCGTCGCCTGCGGATTGCAGAAGACGGCCAGATTCTTGTCGCGGGGTCTTCCCTATGCGTAGGCGTGATTGAAGGAAATACCATTCAAGATCCACGAGAAGACGGCTGGTACCCGACGGGGGATGTGGGGACCTTCGACGCGCAGGGACGCCTTCACGTGCAGGGACGCGTCGATCGGCAGTTCGTCTCAGGGGGGGAGAACATCCAGCCCGAAGAGATTGAGTCGGCCCTTGAGCAGGCCGACGACATCGAGCGGGCGGTGGTCGTGGCGGTCCCCCACGAGGCGTATGGGCACCGACCAGTGGCCTTTGTCCGGGCACGTGGCCCCCTGCGGCCGGAGGCGTGGCGACAGGCCCTGTCGATGTCCCTCCCTAAATTCAAACTTCCAGATGTGATCTATCCCCTTCCCGAGGCCGCAGTGGATGGCCAGTTGAAGGTGGATCATGAGGCCCTGTGTCAACGAGCCCGAAAGGAGTAG
- the menC gene encoding o-succinylbenzoate synthase produces MSVTISESALYRYELPLTAPLRLGNEEVTRRRGVLVWLATEQGPVGWGDAAPLPGFSDETVADVEEHARTALPRWTGTSLFDAQAGLDATLQELPFGADAPSSFRFAVESAVVSAAAAIHETSVPEMMGTPRQTVALNALLPRSGANGPAQAVRRQEEGYQAIKVKVGAEGVEEDAARVRAIREALDASVSVRADANRAWSLAEAVTFAEGTDDLDIAYVEEPLADPASLGDLVERTDLPVALDETTREAAPPIMRDLPDVSAVVLKPTLLGGLRHTREWGRAARETGATPVLSASYESGVGIQMLVALAASGPEVPVGLSTYDRLAADVYAPPLPLGGPSVDVPSVVTPSTSRIARDRLDLVERFSA; encoded by the coding sequence ATGTCCGTGACGATTTCGGAAAGCGCTCTGTACAGGTACGAGCTTCCGCTCACCGCGCCGCTGCGACTGGGAAACGAGGAGGTGACCCGGCGCCGGGGCGTGCTCGTGTGGCTGGCAACGGAACAGGGCCCCGTCGGTTGGGGCGACGCCGCGCCGCTGCCGGGCTTCAGCGACGAAACGGTGGCGGACGTCGAAGAGCACGCCCGCACCGCACTCCCTCGCTGGACGGGCACGTCTCTCTTCGACGCCCAGGCAGGACTCGACGCCACGCTGCAGGAACTCCCGTTCGGGGCGGACGCCCCGTCGTCCTTCCGGTTTGCGGTGGAGAGTGCCGTGGTGTCCGCTGCCGCTGCGATCCACGAGACGTCTGTCCCGGAGATGATGGGGACGCCGCGACAAACTGTGGCGCTGAATGCCCTGCTTCCGCGCTCAGGGGCAAATGGACCGGCACAGGCCGTTCGGCGGCAGGAGGAGGGCTACCAGGCCATCAAGGTGAAGGTGGGGGCGGAGGGCGTCGAAGAGGATGCTGCACGCGTCCGAGCGATTCGGGAGGCCCTCGACGCTTCCGTGTCTGTCCGTGCCGACGCAAACCGGGCCTGGTCGCTTGCGGAGGCCGTCACCTTCGCGGAAGGGACCGACGACCTAGACATTGCCTACGTGGAGGAACCCCTCGCCGACCCGGCCTCCCTAGGCGATTTGGTTGAGAGGACGGATCTCCCCGTCGCGCTCGACGAGACGACCCGGGAAGCAGCGCCCCCCATCATGCGAGACCTGCCGGACGTGTCGGCCGTTGTCCTCAAGCCGACGCTCCTCGGGGGCCTGCGGCACACACGAGAATGGGGACGCGCCGCGCGAGAAACAGGCGCAACTCCCGTCCTCAGCGCCTCCTACGAGTCCGGCGTCGGAATCCAGATGCTCGTGGCGCTGGCAGCGTCCGGGCCGGAGGTGCCCGTGGGCCTTTCCACGTACGACCGCCTTGCGGCCGACGTGTACGCCCCTCCACTTCCACTTGGGGGGCCGAGTGTAGATGTGCCCTCTGTCGTAACCCCCTCGACGTCCCGCATCGCACGAGATCGGCTTGACCTCGTCGAACGATTCTCCGCCTGA